The genomic stretch CCGGTTGCGGACCAGCGCCCGCAACTGGGCCGCCGGGGCGAGCGCGGAGGCGACCACCAGGCTGACCGTGGCGCGGCGGGCGGCCAGCACGGCCAGGACGCCGCCGGCGGTGTTGCCGGCCCCGCCGGCGAGCATGATCCGGTCCGGCGGTCGGTCGGCGAGGGCGTCGGCGAGTTCGTCGACGACTGCGGTGGTGGCCAACGCGCACAGGGTGCTTCCGGGTGCGGTGCGGACGTCGACGACGGCCGTCGTCGACCCGTTCGCCCGGGCCTCGTCGGCGATGGCGGTCATGGTCTCGGCCTGGACCGGATCGAACGCGTCGGTGGTCCGCACCCAGTGCAGCCGGGCGCCGGCGAGCTCGTAGAGCACCTGGTTGCGGCTGGGTTCGGCTGGTGGTTCGCCGCGCAGCACGAGATGGACGTCGAGGCCGGCGGCGCGGGCGGCGGCGGCCACCACCCGGCAGAGGTTGGAGTGCGGTCCGGCCGAGGTGACGACGGTGTCGGCGCCGGCCTGGCGGGCCTGGCCGAGCAGGATGTCGA from Micromonospora craniellae encodes the following:
- a CDS encoding pyridoxal-phosphate dependent enzyme; translated protein: MGGDAPSWGRPEPRLTDTVRALPRIGIHRWPVTCWPAPTLHPGGNAVVIAEEHGGFAFGGNKVRQVDILLGQARQAGADTVVTSAGPHSNLCRVVAAAARAAGLDVHLVLRGEPPAEPSRNQVLYELAGARLHWVRTTDAFDPVQAETMTAIADEARANGSTTAVVDVRTAPGSTLCALATTAVVDELADALADRPPDRIMLAGGAGNTAGGVLAVLAARRATVSLVVASALAPAAQLRALVRNRAAAALDRVGLPTALLDEVSLEVTDGQLGGGHGVPTEAAVAAQRATARASGAFLDLTYNSKAMAALLADYRPGSWLFLHTGGSPNVFAPHPFPADAPQSDEGAP